The Stenotrophomonas sp. ASS1 genome segment CAGCAGCGCGGACGCGGTGGCAGCGGCCAGGTGGTACAGGTGACGGTGAGCATCGGGCTGGCCGACAGCCGCGTGGATCCGCGCCCAATGGCGGTGGTCAAGGCCGCCGACCAGGCGCTGTACGTGGCCAAGGACGGCGGCCGCAACCAGGTGCACGCGCACGGCGGCCAGCGCGTGCTGGCTGCGCGCAGCGTGTAGGGCTCAGACCGCGTCGAGGTAGTACCAGCGGCCGTCGATGCGCTGGAAGCGGCTGTGTTCGGTCATCTTGACCGCACTGCCGCCGCCGACGCGATAGCGCGCGGTGAAGCGGACATCGGCGCTGTCAGCACCGGTGACGGTGTGCTCGTGCACGGTCAGGCCCAGCCAATGGGTACGCTGGCCGGGTGCATCATCCAGCGTCAACTCG includes the following:
- a CDS encoding YchJ family protein, which gives rise to MSRKPADPCPCGLPADYAACCGRFHAGEAAPDAERLMRSRYSAYVRGLADYLRQSWHPDTRPAELTLDDAPGQRTHWLGLTVHEHTVTGADSADVRFTARYRVGGGSAVKMTEHSRFQRIDGRWYYLDAV